In the genome of Candidatus Omnitrophota bacterium, the window ACTTAACCCGGTCTACGAATCCGAATTACAGTTCCTCCGCGATCTGGCCGAAAGATTCCATATTAAAGCCGCTTACGCAACGCCCGCCGCGGAACCGACGGTCCTGGACTATCTGAAGGCCATAGAAAAATTCCTTTTCGATAAGGGCGTCGAAGGCAACAAGACCATAGTTATCCTGATAGACGAATCACAGAAGCTTAACCTCTCCTGCCTCGAGGTATTGCGTTCGCTCTTGAACTATGAGACCAATGAATTCAAGATATTACAGGTTATCCTCATGGGCCAGATGGAGCTTTTGCCGCGCATAAGCGGCATTAAGAACCTGTGGGACAGGATCTCTCTTAAATACGTGATAAATCCGCTCGAGGAGAATGAGGTAAGGGAGATGATAGAGTTCAGGCTTAAAGAGGCCGGGTATGTGTCGAGATATCCGTTATTCACCGATAATTCGATAAGGGCTATATTCAACTATACTCAAGGTTATCCGAGGAAGATCGCCATGCTCTGCCACGACGCGCTGGAGTATCTCGTCATGCATAAGAAGGAGATGATCGATAAAGAAGTCATCGAGGCCCTGATCCGTAACGATGTGCAACCGGTTGACGTGTAGAATATAATGGCTGAAAATATTTCTCCAGAGGAACGTCTCTTCAAAGTCATACAGCAGGGGAAAAATTCGGCACCCGAAGAGGGCAAGCCCGGCGGCAAAAAGTTCGGCGAATGGCTGCGCGGATTAAAGCGTTTTATATCGGCGGTAGGCGCCCCGCCATCAGGAGAGAAGAAGGGTTTTAACTGGAAGACAATAATTCCGGCGAATTTAAAATTACCCGAATTAGAGCCCGGAGTTATTAATAAGGTGTTGGCCGCGGCGCTCATCATAGTCGCGATCCTTGTCATATACGCGTTGACGAGCAAGCGCCAGGATACCACGATGATCACGGACGCTGTTTCAAAGATCCAGATCGCTTCGGTAGGAGGCAATGAGAAGATAGAGCCTCTTAAGAAAGCCGATTTTTATCTTGCGGAGATCCGCAAGAGGGATATATTCCATCCTATTCCGAAGGAAGCGGTGACGGAAACGAAACAGGGCGCATCGGGCAAGTTAAAAAAAGCGGCCGAAAGCCTGAAGCTCCAGGGGATCTCGTGGGGTCCCGCGCCGAAAGCCATGATACTATGGCAGAACGATAAAGAGGGCAACATGTATTTCCTTACGAAGGGCCAGACGATAGGCTCGACCGGCATTAAGATAAAGGAAA includes:
- a CDS encoding AAA family ATPase codes for the protein MSYYKILGLDKEPFSTSPDPKFFYESKEHKSVLYRLRVAIELRRGLSVVLGDVGTGKTTLSRRLSQLLGLDPTLIMTMILNPVYESELQFLRDLAERFHIKAAYATPAAEPTVLDYLKAIEKFLFDKGVEGNKTIVILIDESQKLNLSCLEVLRSLLNYETNEFKILQVILMGQMELLPRISGIKNLWDRISLKYVINPLEENEVREMIEFRLKEAGYVSRYPLFTDNSIRAIFNYTQGYPRKIAMLCHDALEYLVMHKKEMIDKEVIEALIRNDVQPVDV